The following are encoded in a window of Chryseobacterium sp. genomic DNA:
- a CDS encoding patatin-like phospholipase family protein: MGKLLHLLLFCLTLIFVKAQVKEDFKIPPNPRIGLSLSGGGAKGFAHVGVLKVLDSLGVKVDYISGTSMGAIVGGLYASGYTAKDIEKIVLDTDFYNIIANEKTRQETSFFNKSVDKYILTVPVKDGKINVLPKAISTGQKNIYLLRELFKNVSNINDFSELPIPFLCIATNLESGKMEVLEKGDLVSSIMASSAFPSLMDPVKIGDSLYIDGAMTINYPSKPLKDRGIDVVIGVDLSQGLASRENMRSALDILNQVIDFGIQKETRAQYAYTDINIQPDLTGMTATSYDAKAAILDSGYVAAQKYAPVLSKLPKREQTLLRVPMNVYSNLYKIDSLVVQNNRIFRKNYIEGKMNLRLPALLTYGTINRMVDKLYATNNYTLVNYDIVQGEESNILKLDVTEDDTRFFLKFGLHYDEVFKTGLLVNLTAKRLLFRNSTVSLDLVAGDKPRYYLNYFIDNGYIPGFGLYASGMSLDLRDGNANRTESWNWLRTEAFVQSIWKDRYAVGGGLSHDYYESKINGQPDYTNVQKLLNPYLFIKSDTQDNRSFPTKGILLNAEGKLLDLLSESQEGRTFQTRLSAQFNFPLSRIITYRLLLAGGLTLGEEVSDYKLYRIGGIFEQNLGNFFAFQGYQFGEQSSRNLLMTSNSLQINFYRNFFADLTVSAANLFNDIEVDDIFYLSESSAGLTAGYKSPLGQIKINYSHSFNREKGIFSVILGHYF; encoded by the coding sequence ATGGGAAAACTACTTCATCTGTTACTGTTTTGTCTAACCCTGATCTTCGTGAAAGCGCAGGTGAAGGAAGATTTCAAAATACCTCCCAACCCCCGTATCGGCCTTTCACTGTCGGGTGGAGGTGCCAAAGGTTTTGCACATGTGGGAGTACTTAAGGTACTGGACTCACTGGGGGTAAAAGTAGATTATATTTCAGGTACCAGTATGGGTGCAATCGTGGGTGGTCTTTATGCCTCAGGTTATACAGCGAAAGACATTGAAAAGATTGTACTGGACACCGATTTCTATAACATTATTGCAAATGAAAAGACAAGGCAGGAGACTTCGTTCTTTAATAAATCTGTAGACAAATATATCCTGACTGTCCCTGTGAAGGACGGAAAAATAAATGTGCTGCCAAAAGCAATATCCACAGGACAGAAGAATATCTATCTCCTAAGGGAACTCTTTAAGAATGTATCCAATATAAATGATTTTTCTGAATTACCTATCCCGTTTCTATGCATTGCCACAAATCTTGAAAGCGGAAAAATGGAAGTTCTGGAGAAGGGCGATCTGGTAAGTTCCATTATGGCCAGTTCCGCCTTCCCTTCCCTGATGGATCCGGTGAAGATCGGTGATTCGCTGTATATAGATGGCGCAATGACCATAAATTACCCATCAAAACCCCTTAAAGATAGAGGTATTGATGTAGTAATAGGTGTAGACCTGAGCCAGGGACTTGCCAGCCGTGAAAACATGCGCAGTGCACTTGATATACTGAATCAGGTGATTGATTTTGGCATTCAGAAGGAAACCCGGGCACAGTATGCCTATACTGATATCAATATACAGCCCGATCTTACCGGTATGACTGCTACCAGCTATGATGCGAAGGCAGCCATCCTGGACTCCGGTTATGTAGCGGCACAGAAGTATGCCCCGGTTCTTTCTAAATTACCCAAACGGGAGCAGACACTGCTCCGAGTGCCTATGAATGTATACAGCAACCTGTATAAAATTGACAGTCTTGTAGTTCAGAACAACAGAATATTCCGCAAAAACTATATTGAAGGTAAGATGAACCTGCGCCTGCCGGCACTGCTCACCTATGGAACCATTAACCGTATGGTGGATAAACTTTATGCTACCAACAATTACACTCTGGTGAATTATGATATTGTACAGGGAGAAGAAAGCAATATCCTGAAACTGGATGTTACCGAAGATGACACGCGCTTCTTCCTGAAATTTGGCCTGCATTATGACGAGGTCTTCAAAACGGGCCTGCTTGTCAATCTAACTGCCAAAAGACTGCTATTTCGAAATTCAACCGTATCGCTGGATCTGGTAGCTGGCGATAAACCACGATATTACCTCAATTACTTTATTGATAATGGTTACATTCCCGGATTTGGTCTGTATGCCTCCGGCATGTCGCTGGACTTGCGTGACGGTAACGCAAACCGAACAGAAAGTTGGAACTGGCTGCGTACAGAAGCCTTCGTACAGTCAATATGGAAGGACAGATATGCTGTTGGTGGCGGTTTAAGTCACGATTATTATGAATCTAAGATTAACGGACAGCCTGATTATACCAATGTTCAGAAATTGTTAAATCCTTATCTGTTTATTAAATCGGATACCCAGGACAACCGCAGCTTCCCTACCAAAGGTATATTGCTGAATGCCGAAGGAAAACTGCTGGATTTGCTGAGTGAAAGTCAGGAAGGACGCACCTTTCAAACCAGACTTTCCGCTCAGTTTAATTTTCCGCTGTCCCGCATAATCACATATCGGCTGCTCTTGGCCGGAGGATTAACTTTGGGAGAGGAAGTTTCGGATTATAAGCTATACCGTATCGGAGGGATCTTTGAGCAGAATTTGGGTAATTTCTTCGCGTTTCAGGGCTACCAGTTTGGAGAGCAAAGCAGCCGAAACTTACTGATGACTTCAAACTCGCTGCAGATCAATTTTTACCGGAACTTCTTCGCAGATCTGACTGTTAGTGCAGCCAATTTATTTAATGACATTGAAGTCGATGATATATTTTATCTTTCAGAATCCTCTGCAGGACTGACTGCCGGCTACAAATCCCCTTTGGGTCAGATTAAAATTAACTACAGCCATTCCTTCAACCGCGAAAAAGGAATATTCAGTGTAATCTTAGGACATTATTTTTAG
- the mnmG gene encoding tRNA uridine-5-carboxymethylaminomethyl(34) synthesis enzyme MnmG: MITDKYDVIVVGGGHAGCEAAAAAANLGSKTLLVTMNMQTIGQMSCNPAMGGIAKGQIVREIDALGGYSGIVADKSAVQFKMLNLSKGPAMWSPRTQNDRMMFAEEWRIALENTPNLDFFQDMVKSLIIEDHKAVGVVTSLGISIRAHAVILTNGTFLNGLIHVGDKQLGGGRMGEPRAFGITEQLIALGFQAGRMKTGTPPRVDGRSLNYSVMEEQKGDENPQKFSYTDTPKLTRQLSCHIVYTNETVHEILREGFDRSPMFNGTIQSTGPRYCPSIEDKINRFAERTRHQLFVEPEGWRTCEIYVNGFSSSLPEDVQIKAMRHIPGFENVKVFRPGYAIEYDYFPPTQLNHTLETKLISNLYFAGQINGTTGYEEAAGQGLMAGINAHNKVHGKDEFILQRDEAYIGVLIDDLITKGTEEPYRMFTSRAEYRLLLRQDNADVRLTEKGYHLGLASLQRLQAVEEKISKSSELEAFLKEYSLKPGVINPVLETIASSPVDQAYRAAQILTRPNMSLDKLEGIPGIKEVSSLYSDEVREQAEINIKYRGYIEKEKENVAKLNRLETIRIPADFSYDGITSLSAEAKQKLNNIRPKTIAQASRISGVSPADINVLLIYLGR, encoded by the coding sequence ATGATTACAGACAAATATGATGTAATAGTGGTGGGCGGTGGTCATGCTGGCTGTGAGGCCGCGGCGGCCGCCGCTAACCTGGGCTCTAAAACCTTACTTGTTACGATGAATATGCAGACCATAGGACAAATGTCCTGTAATCCGGCTATGGGAGGTATTGCAAAAGGACAGATCGTTAGAGAAATAGATGCATTAGGTGGGTATTCCGGTATTGTAGCCGATAAATCGGCTGTGCAGTTTAAAATGCTGAACCTGTCCAAGGGTCCGGCCATGTGGTCACCACGCACGCAAAACGACAGGATGATGTTTGCGGAGGAATGGCGCATCGCACTGGAGAATACGCCAAACCTGGATTTTTTTCAGGACATGGTTAAAAGCCTTATTATTGAAGACCATAAAGCTGTTGGAGTAGTAACTTCCTTGGGAATATCTATCCGGGCACACGCTGTCATACTTACCAATGGAACATTTTTAAACGGTCTGATCCACGTAGGCGACAAACAGTTGGGTGGTGGCCGTATGGGCGAACCACGTGCATTTGGTATTACAGAGCAGCTAATTGCACTTGGCTTTCAGGCGGGCCGGATGAAAACCGGTACCCCACCACGTGTAGACGGCCGGAGCCTCAATTATTCGGTTATGGAAGAACAGAAAGGAGATGAAAATCCGCAAAAATTCTCCTATACAGACACTCCTAAACTTACCCGTCAGCTTAGCTGTCATATAGTTTACACCAATGAAACCGTGCACGAAATTCTGCGCGAAGGCTTTGACAGGAGTCCGATGTTTAACGGTACCATTCAAAGTACCGGACCACGATACTGTCCCAGTATTGAAGATAAGATCAACAGGTTTGCTGAGCGTACAAGACATCAACTGTTTGTAGAGCCAGAAGGTTGGCGGACATGCGAGATCTACGTAAACGGTTTCAGCTCTTCCCTACCCGAAGATGTACAGATAAAGGCAATGAGACATATACCCGGCTTTGAAAATGTGAAGGTTTTCCGTCCAGGCTATGCTATTGAATATGATTACTTCCCACCTACCCAACTGAACCATACGCTGGAGACAAAACTTATTTCAAACCTGTATTTTGCCGGACAGATAAACGGCACTACAGGGTATGAAGAAGCGGCCGGTCAAGGCTTGATGGCAGGTATTAATGCACATAACAAAGTGCATGGTAAGGACGAATTCATACTGCAGAGGGATGAAGCGTATATTGGTGTCCTAATAGATGACCTGATCACAAAAGGTACAGAAGAACCTTACAGGATGTTTACATCACGTGCAGAATATCGCTTATTGTTAAGGCAGGACAATGCCGATGTGAGGTTAACAGAGAAAGGATATCATTTGGGGCTGGCCAGTCTGCAACGCTTACAAGCAGTGGAAGAAAAAATATCGAAAAGCAGCGAACTTGAAGCATTCCTGAAGGAATATTCACTAAAGCCCGGCGTAATCAACCCGGTTCTTGAAACGATAGCATCTTCACCTGTAGATCAGGCTTACAGGGCAGCTCAGATTCTCACCCGTCCCAACATGAGTCTGGATAAACTGGAGGGTATTCCAGGTATAAAAGAGGTCAGCTCACTATACAGCGATGAAGTACGCGAACAGGCGGAAATTAATATAAAATACCGCGGTTATATTGAAAAAGAGAAGGAAAACGTTGCAAAACTCAACAGATTGGAAACAATAAGGATTCCTGCAGATTTCAGTTATGACGGTATTACATCCCTTTCAGCTGAGGCAAAGCAAAAACTGAATAACATCAGACCTAAAACCATTGCGCAGGCCTCACGAATCAGCGGAGTCTCACCAGCAGATATCAATGTCCTCCTCATCTACTTAGGAAGATAA
- the ybeY gene encoding rRNA maturation RNase YbeY, which yields MITYFFEEIEPVEIKQEIVPWLNRLITLEGYKAGKINYIFCDDEYLLKVNRDFLDHDYYTDVITFDYVKGKTVSGEIFVSLPRISENADLLKSSFLDELHRVLAHGMLHLCGYKDKTPEEQEEMTARENHYLALLNEK from the coding sequence ATGATCACTTATTTTTTTGAAGAAATTGAGCCTGTAGAAATCAAACAGGAGATTGTTCCCTGGTTAAACCGACTGATTACTCTTGAAGGTTATAAGGCTGGGAAGATCAATTATATTTTTTGCGATGATGAATATCTGTTAAAGGTAAACCGTGATTTTCTGGATCATGACTACTATACTGATGTGATCACGTTCGACTATGTAAAGGGTAAAACAGTTTCGGGTGAGATTTTCGTATCTTTGCCGCGCATTTCTGAAAACGCAGATTTATTGAAGTCCAGCTTCTTAGATGAACTTCACAGAGTGCTCGCACATGGTATGCTCCATCTCTGCGGATATAAGGATAAAACTCCTGAAGAACAGGAAGAAATGACAGCCAGGGAAAATCATTACCTGGCTTTGCTTAATGAAAAATAA
- a CDS encoding bifunctional UDP-N-acetylmuramoyl-tripeptide:D-alanyl-D-alanine ligase/alanine racemase, producing MNYTAAQIAEITGSALVGDGSAVVKYISFDSRNLFAVQDRAFIAINTSQNSGEKYIPEVLERGIRIIISENKASDEEGITWILVENSVRFLQKLAKYHLASFPTLKTIGITGSNGKTIVKEWLYQCIFNLYDTVKSPKSFNSQIGLPLSLLQIGHKNEFGVFEAGISQPGEMSVLSDIFSPQIGILTHIGTAHSANFSSEEELISEKLKLFKNSQIIIFNGDHPGVYDAVWQKYNDRKLISYGFGAQNALSVVSGWDQFTHEITVSYFGEEFTFGLSQKDEATLQNVLALVAVLKEIGLPNEEIIRKLKGLKAVEMRLESVHGVRGNLVVNDSFNLDIDSLKIAFQFIKEYKKEKKVLILTDIIDVRESPETLYQEVAALVNEQRFDRVYLIGSEITQYQALFEASSFVYRDAAELTESQTLNHIEDSLILLKGARKFAIEKIKNLLELQKHDTVLEVHLNALLHNINVHKALLKPETKMMAMVKAYSYGLGGYEIAEFLQHHHIDYLGVAYADEGMDLRKNGITTPIIVMNPEQHSYNAIIEYNLEPEIYSFRVLDLFWNALNELGVDKQYPIHIKLETGMHRLGFKSEELVLLAEKLNSMNLKVASIFSHLSTSDMSDEREYALSQIETFSRNTEVMIKALGYRPILHILNSAGITSFTEYQFDMVRIGIGMVGISAEPKVKKQLRNAVVFKTVISQISHVMAGDSVGYSRRHRVEKDTRIATVPVGYADGVPRMIGNGRGHVSVKGTLCPIVGNICMDMLMVDIGMLEVQEGSEVIIFNSKPTLEQFADYCATIPYEVLTSISRRVKRIYIKN from the coding sequence ATGAATTACACCGCAGCACAAATTGCAGAGATTACAGGCAGTGCGCTTGTGGGTGACGGGTCCGCGGTGGTGAAATATATCTCCTTCGACAGCCGGAATCTTTTTGCCGTGCAGGACCGGGCTTTCATAGCAATTAACACCAGCCAAAACAGCGGTGAAAAATATATTCCTGAAGTTCTTGAAAGAGGTATCAGAATTATTATCTCCGAAAATAAAGCAAGTGATGAAGAAGGTATTACCTGGATTTTGGTCGAAAATTCCGTGCGATTTCTTCAGAAACTGGCTAAATATCATCTTGCATCATTTCCCACACTGAAAACGATTGGAATTACGGGCAGTAACGGCAAAACCATCGTTAAGGAATGGCTCTACCAGTGTATATTCAACCTGTATGATACTGTAAAAAGCCCGAAAAGTTTCAATTCACAAATAGGTTTACCGCTGTCTTTACTGCAAATCGGCCACAAAAATGAATTTGGCGTCTTCGAGGCAGGGATTTCACAACCCGGTGAAATGTCGGTCCTGTCGGACATTTTTTCACCTCAAATTGGAATTCTTACTCATATTGGTACCGCACACTCGGCGAATTTCAGTTCTGAAGAAGAGTTGATTTCGGAAAAACTGAAGTTGTTTAAGAATTCTCAGATCATCATCTTTAACGGTGATCACCCGGGAGTTTATGACGCGGTATGGCAGAAGTATAATGACCGTAAGCTCATTTCCTACGGTTTTGGGGCACAGAATGCACTCAGTGTTGTTTCCGGGTGGGACCAATTCACGCATGAGATCACTGTATCCTATTTTGGTGAGGAATTTACGTTTGGCCTCTCCCAAAAAGATGAAGCTACCCTCCAAAACGTGCTTGCACTGGTAGCTGTATTAAAAGAAATAGGTTTGCCTAACGAAGAAATCATTCGAAAGCTGAAAGGACTTAAAGCTGTTGAAATGCGCCTGGAATCAGTGCACGGAGTCCGGGGTAATCTGGTCGTGAACGACTCCTTTAACCTGGACATTGATTCGCTGAAGATTGCATTCCAGTTTATAAAGGAATACAAGAAAGAAAAAAAAGTTCTGATCCTGACCGATATCATTGATGTAAGAGAAAGCCCCGAAACACTTTATCAGGAAGTGGCTGCGCTTGTAAATGAGCAGCGGTTTGACCGGGTATACCTTATAGGATCTGAAATCACACAATATCAAGCCCTGTTTGAGGCCAGTTCCTTTGTTTACAGGGATGCAGCAGAACTTACCGAAAGCCAGACACTTAATCATATTGAGGATTCACTGATCCTTCTGAAAGGTGCCAGGAAGTTTGCCATTGAAAAAATCAAAAACCTTCTGGAGCTGCAGAAACACGACACCGTACTTGAAGTTCATCTTAATGCTTTGCTTCATAATATCAATGTCCATAAAGCACTGCTGAAGCCCGAAACCAAAATGATGGCTATGGTCAAGGCATACTCTTACGGTTTGGGTGGTTATGAAATTGCTGAGTTCCTTCAGCATCACCACATAGACTATCTGGGCGTGGCCTATGCAGATGAAGGCATGGACCTAAGGAAGAATGGAATCACCACCCCCATCATTGTGATGAATCCCGAGCAGCACAGCTATAACGCAATTATCGAGTATAATCTGGAACCGGAAATTTACAGTTTCAGGGTTTTGGATCTTTTCTGGAACGCTCTGAATGAACTTGGAGTAGACAAACAGTACCCTATTCATATCAAACTGGAAACGGGCATGCACCGTCTTGGTTTTAAAAGTGAAGAATTAGTGTTGCTTGCGGAGAAACTCAATTCCATGAACCTGAAGGTAGCCAGTATTTTCAGTCATCTTTCAACTTCAGATATGTCTGATGAGCGGGAATATGCCCTTAGTCAGATTGAAACATTCTCTCGCAACACCGAAGTGATGATAAAAGCCCTTGGTTACCGGCCTATCCTGCATATTCTGAATTCTGCCGGTATCACCTCTTTTACAGAATATCAGTTTGATATGGTGCGGATCGGAATAGGGATGGTTGGAATTTCTGCAGAACCGAAAGTTAAAAAGCAGCTACGCAATGCTGTAGTTTTTAAGACCGTCATTTCACAGATTTCTCATGTAATGGCGGGTGATTCTGTGGGTTACAGTCGCCGCCATAGGGTGGAGAAAGATACCAGGATCGCAACCGTTCCTGTGGGCTACGCTGACGGTGTTCCCCGGATGATTGGTAACGGAAGAGGTCATGTGTCGGTGAAGGGTACACTTTGCCCAATAGTCGGAAATATATGCATGGACATGCTGATGGTGGACATAGGCATGCTGGAAGTACAGGAAGGGTCCGAAGTAATTATTTTCAATTCCAAACCCACCCTGGAACAGTTCGCAGACTATTGCGCAACAATTCCATATGAGGTATTGACCTCTATTTCCCGGCGGGTAAAAAGAATTTATATAAAGAATTAA
- a CDS encoding class I SAM-dependent methyltransferase, translating into MKIKDHFLTGESFTIEPTEIDGVLQTKPVPTDIAPYYESEKYISHHQDSGSLKEKVYKLLQKFNLNYKRNIVAAEVPLKGKLLDYGCGAGEFIKFIREDFSVLGFEPNQAARQAAVLKNGEHSVISDLSTIADQSLDVITLWHVFEHIEDQKEILQLFYKKLQPEGVLIIAVPNPASFDAKYYKEFWAAWDVPRHLFHFTQRGMKKLMESHNWKVQKVKPLLLDSFYISLLSEKYRKSPFFWAQGALIGAISNFKASKNGEFSSLIYIIRKK; encoded by the coding sequence ATGAAGATAAAGGATCATTTCCTGACCGGTGAATCATTTACAATAGAGCCAACTGAGATTGACGGTGTATTACAAACTAAACCTGTTCCAACAGACATTGCTCCATACTACGAGAGTGAGAAATATATTTCGCATCATCAGGATTCAGGTAGTTTAAAAGAGAAAGTATATAAACTTCTCCAGAAATTTAATCTTAACTATAAGCGCAATATTGTGGCTGCGGAAGTTCCGCTAAAAGGTAAACTTTTGGACTACGGATGTGGTGCAGGCGAATTTATTAAGTTCATCAGGGAAGATTTTTCAGTTCTGGGTTTTGAACCAAATCAAGCTGCCCGTCAGGCAGCGGTTCTGAAAAACGGGGAGCATTCTGTAATTTCAGATTTATCAACAATTGCTGATCAGAGTTTAGACGTGATCACTCTTTGGCATGTTTTTGAACATATAGAAGATCAGAAGGAAATATTGCAGCTGTTCTATAAAAAACTTCAGCCCGAAGGCGTACTGATTATTGCAGTTCCCAATCCCGCTTCATTTGATGCTAAATATTATAAAGAATTTTGGGCGGCCTGGGACGTACCCCGGCACCTGTTTCATTTCACTCAGAGAGGAATGAAAAAGTTAATGGAAAGTCACAACTGGAAAGTGCAAAAAGTGAAACCACTCCTACTCGACTCGTTTTATATTTCTTTACTGAGCGAAAAATACCGTAAGTCACCCTTTTTCTGGGCTCAAGGAGCACTTATCGGAGCGATTTCCAATTTTAAGGCCTCAAAAAACGGCGAATTTTCAAGTTTGATATATATTATCAGAAAAAAATAG
- a CDS encoding thymidine kinase: MFLENTINHSKQSGWMEVICGSMFSGKTEELIRRLRRAEMAGQTVEIFKPQIDIRYGVDEVVSHNLNKIRSTPVESSNEILLLGSTCDVVGIDEAQFFDSGIVDVANQLANNGVRVVIAGLDMDFMGRPFGSMPNLMATAEYVTKVHAICKRTGNLANYSMRTTDSVNLVELGETESYEAVSRRVFADHVLNKTLPE, from the coding sequence ATGTTTTTAGAAAATACAATAAATCATTCCAAACAAAGCGGCTGGATGGAAGTTATCTGCGGGTCCATGTTTTCCGGTAAAACCGAAGAGCTGATCCGCCGCCTAAGGCGCGCGGAAATGGCGGGACAGACAGTTGAAATATTCAAGCCACAAATTGATATTCGGTACGGTGTGGACGAAGTGGTATCTCATAACCTGAACAAAATCCGGAGCACACCTGTGGAGAGCTCCAACGAAATCCTGCTTCTGGGATCTACCTGCGATGTGGTTGGAATTGATGAAGCACAGTTTTTTGACAGCGGCATTGTAGATGTTGCCAATCAGTTGGCAAACAATGGAGTGCGGGTAGTTATAGCCGGTTTGGACATGGACTTTATGGGACGCCCTTTTGGTTCTATGCCCAATCTTATGGCTACTGCCGAATATGTAACAAAGGTTCACGCCATTTGTAAAAGAACCGGAAACCTGGCCAATTATTCCATGCGGACTACAGATAGTGTGAATCTTGTAGAACTGGGTGAAACTGAAAGTTACGAAGCTGTAAGCCGCCGCGTCTTTGCTGATCATGTACTTAATAAAACATTGCCGGAATGA
- a CDS encoding V-type ATPase 116kDa subunit family protein, which translates to MHNFQEIKDQAFSDAASIISRLGRVSTADELVNSAEDISELSELVTFLQRFDSYALRLNKNAAEDSVNQSVSPDFVSQEAVFEGNPYIAEEEVIFNNNFNLIDESEIDHPEMEDDVLEEEAAFNNELNEIGKVSDPVPQSNAEIDLNDAEPVTATSVHDSQTSEMMPEAARSSEDDKMDSENRSDEEQKADPISDEADTAEPANEIIEPVLDTAETAEPSETETEDRKPVESRRNIIDIEHEQKMQELNQVAEKLQEQHEEKKFKLSNIKGLKKIQSLFDDDPLEEAMREDHTPKPASDSLRKSNIPTDFMEAGKPKPEFKLDLNDKIAFSKMLFGGSQSRLNETIRELNSFATLEEAREYLSDAYYENNWEKSDEYAQRLWSLVESKFL; encoded by the coding sequence ATGCATAATTTTCAGGAAATTAAGGATCAGGCCTTCAGTGATGCCGCTTCCATCATCAGCAGACTGGGCAGAGTGTCAACTGCAGATGAGCTCGTAAATTCCGCTGAGGATATCTCGGAACTCAGTGAACTGGTGACATTCCTGCAGCGGTTTGATTCTTATGCGCTGCGTCTCAATAAAAACGCTGCGGAAGATTCTGTAAATCAATCTGTAAGTCCTGATTTCGTAAGTCAGGAAGCAGTCTTTGAAGGTAATCCGTATATTGCTGAAGAAGAAGTGATCTTTAATAATAACTTTAATCTGATTGATGAATCTGAAATAGATCATCCTGAGATGGAAGACGATGTACTGGAAGAGGAAGCAGCTTTCAATAACGAACTGAATGAAATCGGCAAGGTAAGTGACCCGGTACCGCAATCAAATGCTGAAATTGACTTAAATGATGCAGAACCGGTGACTGCGACTTCTGTACATGACAGTCAAACTTCGGAAATGATGCCTGAAGCAGCAAGATCTTCTGAGGATGATAAGATGGATTCTGAAAATCGTTCTGATGAAGAGCAGAAAGCTGATCCTATTTCGGATGAAGCAGATACTGCAGAACCCGCGAATGAAATCATCGAACCTGTTCTTGATACAGCCGAAACGGCGGAACCTTCGGAAACTGAAACAGAAGACAGAAAACCTGTGGAGTCACGCAGGAATATCATCGATATTGAACACGAGCAGAAGATGCAGGAGTTAAACCAGGTAGCCGAGAAGCTGCAGGAACAGCATGAAGAGAAGAAATTTAAACTGTCCAATATCAAAGGTTTAAAGAAGATACAGTCGCTCTTTGATGATGATCCGCTGGAAGAGGCGATGCGGGAAGACCATACACCGAAACCAGCCTCAGACAGCTTGCGTAAATCCAATATCCCTACAGATTTCATGGAGGCAGGAAAGCCTAAGCCGGAGTTCAAACTGGACTTAAATGACAAAATTGCGTTTTCAAAAATGCTTTTTGGCGGAAGTCAGTCCCGTCTGAATGAAACCATCAGGGAACTTAACAGTTTTGCTACGCTGGAAGAAGCCCGTGAATATCTCAGCGATGCTTATTATGAGAATAACTGGGAGAAATCGGATGAGTATGCGCAACGGCTTTGGAGTCTGGTGGAAAGCAAATTTCTATAA
- a CDS encoding phosphoglycerate kinase, with protein sequence MKTINDFNFKDKKALVRVDFNVPQSADLKVTDNTRIVAAKETVDKILNDGGSVILMTHLGRPKGKVSEEFSLKNIVPEIEAVFGRKVQFCDDCLGDNATRMTGELKPGDILLLENLRFYDEEEAGSAEFAEKLAKYADAYVNDAFGTAHREHASTAVIAKYFPSTKFFGLLMAKEIEAVEKVLQKGEKPVTAIIGGSKVSSKITIIENMLPAVDNLIIGGGMAFTFVKALGGSIGSSVVEEDKMDLALEILKRAEAENVKVFLPVDVIAADEFNNDAERKETDIYEIPEGWMGLDAGPRSRDLIHDVILNSKTILWNGPIGVFEMPNFSAGTVALGDSIAESTRNGAFSLVGGGDSVAFVKQFGYDDKVSYVSTGGGAMLESLEGKELPGIRAINN encoded by the coding sequence ATGAAAACAATCAACGATTTTAACTTTAAAGACAAGAAAGCCCTGGTTCGGGTAGATTTCAATGTTCCGCAGAGTGCTGATCTGAAAGTGACAGACAACACGAGAATAGTAGCTGCAAAAGAAACAGTGGATAAAATCCTGAACGACGGTGGCTCCGTGATACTGATGACCCACCTGGGAAGACCAAAGGGCAAAGTCTCAGAAGAATTTTCACTTAAAAATATTGTTCCTGAGATTGAAGCGGTTTTCGGAAGGAAAGTTCAGTTTTGTGATGACTGTCTGGGGGATAATGCAACACGGATGACAGGTGAGCTGAAGCCGGGAGATATCCTGTTGCTTGAGAACCTTCGTTTTTATGATGAAGAAGAAGCCGGTAGTGCCGAGTTTGCAGAAAAGCTGGCTAAATATGCAGATGCTTACGTCAATGATGCTTTTGGAACTGCACACAGAGAGCATGCATCCACAGCTGTAATCGCTAAATATTTTCCTTCAACGAAATTTTTCGGTTTATTAATGGCTAAAGAAATTGAAGCTGTGGAAAAGGTGCTGCAGAAAGGGGAAAAGCCGGTAACAGCAATTATCGGCGGGTCCAAAGTTTCCTCTAAGATTACAATAATAGAGAATATGCTTCCTGCCGTGGATAATCTGATCATAGGTGGCGGAATGGCCTTTACCTTTGTAAAGGCTTTGGGCGGCAGTATTGGCTCTTCGGTAGTGGAGGAGGATAAAATGGATCTGGCACTGGAAATTCTTAAAAGAGCAGAAGCGGAAAATGTAAAGGTTTTTCTGCCAGTTGATGTGATAGCTGCTGATGAATTTAATAATGATGCCGAGCGGAAGGAAACCGATATTTATGAGATTCCTGAGGGCTGGATGGGACTCGATGCAGGCCCGAGGTCCCGCGATCTGATCCACGACGTAATCTTAAATTCAAAGACGATTTTGTGGAATGGCCCTATTGGCGTTTTTGAGATGCCAAATTTTTCTGCGGGTACGGTTGCTCTCGGCGACAGCATTGCAGAATCTACACGTAACGGTGCTTTTTCACTTGTGGGTGGAGGAGACAGCGTGGCTTTTGTGAAGCAGTTTGGCTATGATGACAAAGTAAGTTATGTTTCCACCGGTGGTGGGGCGATGCTTGAAAGTTTGGAAGGAAAAGAGTTGCCTGGTATACGGGCAATCAATAATTAG